One window of Streptomyces sp. SUK 48 genomic DNA carries:
- a CDS encoding MDR family MFS transporter, whose product MALDTHGAAKDVGGEEHVARGVFVSIGALLLGLLLAALDQTIVSTALPTIVSDLGGLEHLSWVVTAYLLASTAATPLWGKLGDQYGRKKLFQTAIVIFLIGSALCGMAQNMPQLIGFRALQGLGGGGLMVLSMAIVGDIVPPRDRGRYQGLFGAVFGATSVLGPLLGGLFTEHLSWRWVFYVNLPIGIVALAVIAAALRIPVRSARHVIDYLGTFLIACVATCLVLVASLGGTTWAWGSPQIIALAVAGVLLAVAFVAVERRAAEPVLPLGLFRIRTFTLAAVISFIVGFAMFGAMTYLPTFLQVVHGVSPTMSGVYMLPMVFGLLLSSTVSGQIVSRTGRWKVFPVTGTAVTAIGLLLLHRLDETSSTAEMSTYFFVFGLGLGLVMQVLVLIVQNAVSYEDLGVATSGATFFRSIGASFGVAIFGTVFASRLAEKLTAAFAGVRLPPGVDADTLKADPRGIAALPPALRPAALHAYASSITDVFLYAAPVALLGFLLAWLLKEDPLRGSVTAPDASETLPPNPVQRSSYDEVCRALSALGTREGRREIYRDITERAGYDLLPAASWMLLRIRRNGSVEPGVLAERSPVPLEAVMAAARQVEERRLAERRGLDLYLTATGREAAERLAVAREESLAELLGDWWQPGRSTDLVKLVRELSAELCGAERERPHTVPEHPHNAPQERLS is encoded by the coding sequence ATGGCCCTGGACACGCACGGTGCGGCGAAGGACGTGGGCGGGGAGGAACACGTGGCGCGCGGCGTGTTCGTCTCGATCGGGGCGCTGCTCCTCGGGCTGCTGCTCGCCGCGCTCGACCAGACCATCGTGTCGACCGCGCTGCCCACCATCGTCAGCGACCTCGGCGGCCTCGAACACCTGTCCTGGGTGGTCACCGCCTATCTGCTGGCCTCGACCGCCGCGACCCCGCTGTGGGGCAAACTCGGCGACCAGTACGGGCGCAAGAAGCTGTTCCAGACCGCCATCGTGATCTTCCTGATCGGCTCGGCGCTGTGCGGCATGGCGCAGAACATGCCCCAGCTGATCGGCTTCCGCGCGCTCCAGGGCCTGGGCGGCGGCGGGCTGATGGTGCTGTCGATGGCGATCGTCGGCGACATCGTGCCGCCCCGCGACCGGGGCCGCTACCAGGGCCTGTTCGGTGCCGTGTTCGGCGCCACCAGCGTGCTCGGACCGCTGCTGGGCGGGCTGTTCACCGAACATCTGAGCTGGCGCTGGGTGTTCTACGTCAACCTGCCGATCGGCATCGTGGCGCTCGCCGTGATCGCCGCCGCCCTGCGCATACCGGTCCGCAGCGCCCGCCACGTCATCGACTACCTCGGCACCTTCCTGATCGCCTGCGTCGCCACCTGCCTGGTCCTGGTGGCCTCCCTCGGCGGCACCACCTGGGCCTGGGGCTCCCCGCAGATCATCGCCCTCGCGGTGGCCGGGGTGCTGCTCGCGGTCGCGTTCGTGGCCGTGGAGCGCCGGGCCGCCGAACCGGTGCTGCCGCTCGGCCTGTTCCGCATCCGCACCTTCACCCTCGCCGCCGTCATCAGCTTCATCGTCGGCTTCGCCATGTTCGGCGCGATGACCTATCTGCCGACCTTCCTCCAGGTCGTGCACGGCGTCTCCCCGACCATGTCCGGCGTGTACATGCTGCCGATGGTCTTCGGGCTGCTGCTGTCCTCCACCGTCTCCGGGCAGATCGTCAGCCGCACCGGCCGCTGGAAGGTCTTCCCGGTCACCGGCACCGCCGTCACCGCCATCGGCCTGCTCCTGCTGCACCGCCTGGACGAGACCAGCTCCACCGCCGAGATGAGCACCTACTTCTTCGTCTTCGGTCTCGGCCTCGGCCTGGTCATGCAGGTCCTGGTGCTGATCGTGCAGAACGCCGTCTCGTACGAGGACCTGGGCGTCGCCACCTCCGGGGCGACCTTCTTCCGCTCCATCGGGGCCTCCTTCGGCGTCGCCATCTTCGGCACCGTCTTCGCGAGCCGGCTCGCCGAGAAGCTCACCGCCGCCTTCGCGGGCGTCCGGCTGCCGCCCGGGGTGGACGCGGACACCCTCAAGGCCGACCCGCGCGGCATCGCCGCCCTGCCGCCCGCCCTGCGCCCCGCCGCCCTGCACGCCTACGCGTCGTCCATCACCGACGTCTTCCTCTACGCCGCCCCCGTCGCCCTTCTCGGCTTCCTGCTGGCCTGGCTGCTGAAGGAGGACCCGCTGCGCGGCTCGGTCACCGCGCCGGACGCCTCCGAGACCCTCCCGCCCAACCCGGTCCAGCGCTCCTCGTACGACGAGGTGTGCCGCGCCCTGTCCGCGCTCGGCACCCGCGAGGGGCGGCGCGAGATCTACCGGGACATCACCGAGCGGGCCGGGTACGACCTGCTGCCCGCGGCCAGCTGGATGCTGCTGCGCATCCGCCGCAACGGCTCCGTGGAACCCGGGGTGCTCGCCGAGCGCAGCCCCGTCCCGCTGGAGGCCGTCATGGCCGCCGCCCGCCAGGTCGAGGAGCGGCGGCTGGCCGAACGCCGGGGTCTGGACCTGTACTTGACCGCGACCGGACGCGAGGCCGCCGAACGGCTCGCCGTGGCCCGCGAGGAGTCGCTCGCCGAACTGCTCGGCGACTGGTGGCAGCCCGGCCGCTCCACCGACCTGGTGAAACTGGTCAGGGAACTGTCGGCGGAACTGTGCGGCGCCGAACGCGAACGCCCGCACACCGTGCCCGAGCACCCGCACAACGCGCCGCAGGAGAGGCTCAGTTGA
- a CDS encoding GNAT family N-acetyltransferase: MSRMTTWTITPQAPGSPVATALWRAYYTEVSDRWYLLYEGHRTDPAELERGIAADPGAELAPPHGQLLVGWYDGTPAGSAGVRLLDPETAELTRVFVAEDRRGKGGAALLVAAAEDAARALGVRRLVLDTRGDLVEARALYARLGYTETGPHNADRYAEHWFAKELETVN; the protein is encoded by the coding sequence ATGAGCCGCATGACGACGTGGACGATCACCCCGCAGGCGCCCGGCTCGCCGGTCGCCACCGCGCTGTGGCGGGCGTACTACACCGAGGTCAGCGACCGCTGGTACCTGCTGTACGAGGGCCACCGCACCGACCCGGCGGAGCTGGAGCGGGGGATCGCGGCCGACCCCGGCGCCGAACTCGCCCCGCCGCACGGGCAGTTGCTGGTGGGGTGGTACGACGGGACACCGGCCGGCAGCGCGGGCGTACGGCTCCTCGATCCCGAAACCGCCGAACTGACCCGGGTGTTCGTGGCCGAGGACCGGCGCGGCAAGGGCGGGGCGGCGCTCCTGGTGGCCGCGGCGGAGGACGCGGCCCGCGCGCTCGGCGTCCGCCGGCTCGTCCTCGACACCCGCGGCGACCTGGTCGAGGCCCGCGCCCTGTACGCCCGCCTCGGCTATACCGAGACCGGCCCCCACAACGCCGACCGGTACGCCGAGCACTGGTTCGCCAAGGAGTTGGAGACGGTCAACTGA
- a CDS encoding zinc-dependent alcohol dehydrogenase family protein, whose amino-acid sequence MRATVIHGPNDIRIEEVPDPRVQHPCDAVVRVVSACICGSDLWAYRGVAARVPGQRIGHEFLGVVEETGSEVTGFAPGDFVVAPFVWSDGTCDHCREGLQTSCPHGGFWGEVGSDGGQGEAVRVPYADGTLVQLPRDAATDDKLLPGLLALSDVMSTGHHAAVSARVRPGATVAVVGDGAVGLCGVLAARRLGADRIITLGRHQARTDIARSFGATDVVAERGEAAIEAIRELTGGQGAHAVLEAVGTEESMRTALSIARDGGAVGYVGVPHGGSAGVDISQMFNRNITLAGGVAPARAYIPELLTDVLAGVIDPGPVFDRTVGLDGVPDGYRAMDDRSALKVRIAF is encoded by the coding sequence ATGCGCGCCACCGTGATCCACGGCCCGAACGACATCCGGATCGAAGAGGTACCGGATCCCCGCGTCCAGCATCCTTGCGACGCGGTGGTGCGGGTGGTGAGCGCCTGTATCTGCGGCAGCGACCTGTGGGCCTACCGGGGGGTCGCCGCGCGCGTACCGGGGCAGCGCATCGGGCACGAGTTCCTGGGCGTCGTCGAGGAGACTGGCTCCGAGGTCACCGGCTTCGCGCCCGGCGATTTCGTGGTCGCGCCCTTCGTCTGGTCCGACGGCACCTGCGACCACTGCCGAGAGGGCCTTCAGACTTCCTGCCCGCACGGCGGCTTCTGGGGCGAGGTCGGCTCCGACGGCGGCCAGGGCGAGGCTGTGCGCGTGCCGTACGCCGACGGAACCCTCGTCCAGCTGCCCAGGGACGCCGCCACCGACGACAAGCTCCTGCCCGGCCTGCTGGCCCTGTCCGACGTGATGAGCACCGGGCACCACGCCGCCGTCTCGGCGCGGGTCCGGCCCGGTGCCACGGTCGCGGTCGTCGGTGACGGCGCCGTCGGCCTGTGCGGTGTGCTCGCCGCCCGCCGCCTCGGCGCCGACCGGATCATCACCCTCGGCCGCCACCAGGCCCGCACGGACATCGCCCGCTCGTTCGGTGCCACCGATGTCGTCGCGGAGCGGGGCGAGGCGGCGATCGAGGCGATCCGTGAACTGACCGGCGGGCAGGGCGCCCACGCCGTGCTGGAGGCGGTCGGCACCGAGGAATCGATGCGCACCGCCCTCTCCATCGCCCGCGACGGCGGCGCCGTGGGCTACGTCGGCGTGCCCCACGGCGGCAGCGCGGGGGTGGACATCAGCCAGATGTTCAACCGCAACATCACGCTGGCGGGCGGCGTCGCCCCGGCCCGCGCCTACATACCCGAGCTGCTCACCGACGTACTGGCGGGCGTCATCGACCCCGGCCCGGTGTTCGACCGGACCGTCGGCCTCGACGGCGTACCGGACGGCTATCGCGCCATGGACGACCGCTCGGCGCTGAAGGTCCGGATCGCCTTCTGA
- a CDS encoding LysR family transcriptional regulator — MLDVRRLVLLRDLAAHGTVTAVAELHRVTPSAVSQQLRLLEEETRTRLLERTGRSIHLTAAGRRLAEDTEHVLDALEQARSHLRGAAAEPAGPLHLACFPSALVPLAAPLAQALRATHPGLDLHITEAEPEPAARLLLQRRADLALTYRYTNLADPTPSGVESLVLGVDPLVAVLRRDHPAARAKGSPVALRELADSEWISAPAHTACGAAVLHACRSAGFTPRVRHTCTDFTAMIALTASCGLPVVLPRMAAAHLPPGLAVRPVADPSLARTIEVAVRHGASQEPPVAACVEAVRALVPGGAAEGG, encoded by the coding sequence ATGCTCGATGTCCGACGGCTCGTCCTCCTGCGCGATCTGGCCGCCCACGGCACCGTGACCGCCGTGGCCGAACTGCACCGTGTCACCCCCTCCGCCGTCTCGCAGCAGCTCCGGCTCCTGGAGGAGGAGACCCGGACCCGTCTGCTGGAACGCACCGGGCGCTCCATCCACCTCACGGCCGCCGGGCGCCGCCTGGCCGAGGACACCGAGCACGTGCTCGACGCCCTGGAACAGGCGCGGAGCCACCTGCGCGGCGCGGCCGCGGAACCGGCCGGGCCGCTCCACCTCGCCTGCTTCCCCAGCGCTCTCGTCCCGCTGGCCGCGCCGCTCGCCCAAGCGCTGCGGGCCACCCATCCGGGCCTGGACCTGCACATCACCGAGGCCGAGCCCGAGCCGGCGGCGCGCCTGCTGCTCCAGCGGCGCGCCGACCTCGCGCTGACCTACCGCTACACCAACCTGGCCGACCCCACCCCCTCCGGTGTCGAGTCCCTCGTCCTCGGGGTCGACCCGCTGGTCGCCGTCCTGCGGCGCGACCACCCGGCGGCCCGCGCGAAGGGCTCACCCGTCGCGCTGCGGGAGCTCGCGGACAGCGAGTGGATCTCCGCCCCCGCGCACACCGCGTGCGGGGCGGCCGTCCTGCACGCCTGCCGGTCCGCGGGGTTCACCCCGCGGGTGCGGCACACCTGCACCGACTTCACCGCCATGATCGCCCTGACCGCGAGCTGCGGCCTCCCCGTGGTCCTCCCGCGCATGGCGGCGGCCCACCTCCCGCCCGGGCTCGCCGTCCGGCCGGTGGCCGATCCCTCGCTCGCCCGCACCATCGAGGTCGCCGTACGGCACGGAGCGAGCCAGGAGCCCCCGGTCGCGGCCTGCGTCGAGGCGGTACGAGCCCTCGTCCCGGGCGGCGCGGCCGAGGGCGGCTGA
- a CDS encoding DUF1992 domain-containing protein yields the protein MTERKPPGVPFESWVDKQIQDAQARGEFERLPGVGEPLPTEVESAYDELWWVKRKMAREGLAVLPPALALRKEAEDALTAAYAAPSERMARKIIEDVNVRIRDMMFKPPPGPPLGKKPYDVEEVVTEWRRLREARA from the coding sequence ATGACCGAGCGAAAGCCACCTGGCGTGCCGTTCGAGAGCTGGGTCGACAAGCAGATCCAGGACGCGCAGGCGCGCGGCGAGTTCGAGCGGCTGCCGGGCGTGGGCGAGCCGCTGCCCACCGAGGTCGAGTCCGCCTACGACGAGCTGTGGTGGGTCAAGCGGAAGATGGCGCGCGAGGGCCTCGCGGTGCTGCCGCCCGCCCTGGCCCTGCGCAAGGAGGCCGAGGACGCGCTGACGGCGGCGTACGCGGCGCCCTCGGAGCGGATGGCCCGGAAGATCATCGAGGACGTGAACGTCAGGATTCGCGACATGATGTTCAAGCCGCCGCCCGGTCCCCCGCTGGGGAAGAAGCCGTACGACGTGGAAGAGGTCGTGACGGAGTGGCGGCGGCTGCGGGAGGCCCGGGCCTGA
- a CDS encoding FHA domain-containing protein, with translation MLELTMATISAADAGATAGMTMAQAPSEPGAVLRVGRDAAGCRLVTPEDWLFVSRVHLEFRCGPDGTWRLTWLRGSQPDPASEVRLTAGGSTQPLGYGATVPLPRGGSGEIVVQDRSGPRIVNVGFYQEV, from the coding sequence GTGCTCGAACTCACCATGGCCACCATCTCCGCGGCCGACGCGGGGGCCACGGCCGGCATGACGATGGCGCAGGCGCCGAGCGAGCCGGGCGCGGTGCTGCGGGTCGGCCGGGACGCCGCCGGATGCCGGCTGGTCACCCCCGAGGACTGGCTGTTCGTCTCCCGTGTCCATCTGGAGTTTCGCTGCGGCCCCGACGGCACCTGGCGGCTGACCTGGCTGCGCGGCTCCCAGCCCGACCCGGCGTCCGAGGTGCGGCTGACGGCCGGGGGGAGCACCCAGCCGCTGGGCTACGGCGCCACCGTGCCACTGCCGCGCGGGGGCTCCGGCGAGATAGTCGTCCAGGACCGCAGCGGCCCGCGCATCGTCAACGTCGGCTTCTACCAGGAGGTTTGA
- a CDS encoding O-methyltransferase, whose amino-acid sequence MSGQQLWDDVDDYFISNLSPDDEALRAALRENDAAGLPPIGVTAAQGKLLQLLAQVQGARTILEIGTLGGYSTIWLARALPEDGRLVTLEYSARHAEVATRNIARAGLDRIAQVRVGPALESLPKLADENPAPFDLVFIDADKANNAHYVEWALRLTRAGSLIVLDNVVRGGRVVDPGATEPDVVGTRTAIELIASHPRLSGTAIQTVGAKGYDGFALARVLG is encoded by the coding sequence ATGAGCGGGCAGCAGCTCTGGGACGACGTCGACGACTACTTCATCAGCAACCTCTCGCCCGACGACGAGGCGCTGCGGGCGGCCCTGCGGGAGAACGACGCCGCCGGGCTGCCGCCCATCGGGGTCACCGCGGCCCAGGGCAAGCTGCTCCAGCTGCTCGCCCAGGTGCAGGGCGCGCGGACCATCCTGGAGATCGGCACGCTCGGCGGCTACAGCACCATCTGGCTGGCCCGCGCCCTGCCCGAGGACGGCAGGCTGGTCACCCTGGAATACAGCGCCCGGCACGCCGAGGTGGCCACCCGCAACATCGCGCGCGCGGGCCTGGACCGGATCGCGCAGGTGCGGGTGGGCCCGGCCCTGGAGTCGCTGCCCAAGCTGGCCGACGAGAACCCGGCCCCCTTCGACCTGGTCTTCATCGACGCGGACAAGGCCAACAACGCCCACTACGTGGAGTGGGCGCTGCGTCTGACCCGGGCGGGCAGCCTGATCGTGCTGGACAACGTGGTGCGCGGCGGCCGGGTCGTCGACCCGGGCGCCACCGAGCCGGACGTGGTCGGCACCCGTACGGCCATCGAGCTGATCGCCTCCCACCCGAGGCTCAGCGGTACGGCCATCCAGACGGTCGGCGCCAAGGGGTACGACGGCTTCGCGCTCGCCCGGGTGCTGGGCTGA
- a CDS encoding DUF2330 domain-containing protein, producing the protein MRTPRTGRILSVVLALLGIQLTWLISPAWACGCGAMVVDPAQRIAVSDEESVLRWDGRQEQIVMRLTVTGDARDAAWIMPVPHRATVRLGDPAVFDQLARAVAPVHRVRHHFWPQDGDWPFDDRAAGAAAGAPAPGAAVGVVGRQRLGPFDVARLTATDPAALATWLHANGFTLPARLRTALAPYVAEHWEYVAVRLAPGTAGTALHGALDPLHLTFAADRAVYPMRLSRLAATPQSLGLYVLAAHRMEPATAIGGLPPRTVYAGRLTAPGGALGTLARGTPYLTALTQRFPRPARISGDHELRRAASDTPVQQVVHEDELDRVAGVPAWLLTAGGLAVLLAGALAALAVRHARRPVPPPPPLAPPPPLA; encoded by the coding sequence TTGCGCACGCCAAGAACCGGACGAATCCTCTCGGTCGTCCTCGCACTCCTCGGCATCCAGCTCACCTGGCTGATCTCGCCCGCCTGGGCCTGCGGCTGCGGTGCCATGGTCGTGGACCCGGCCCAGCGGATCGCCGTGTCGGACGAGGAGTCCGTGCTGCGCTGGGACGGCCGCCAGGAACAGATCGTGATGCGCCTGACCGTCACCGGCGACGCCCGCGACGCCGCCTGGATCATGCCCGTCCCGCACCGCGCCACCGTCCGCCTCGGGGACCCCGCCGTCTTCGACCAGCTGGCCCGCGCCGTCGCGCCCGTGCACCGCGTCCGGCACCATTTCTGGCCGCAGGACGGCGACTGGCCCTTCGACGACCGCGCGGCCGGCGCCGCGGCCGGCGCCCCGGCGCCCGGCGCCGCCGTGGGGGTCGTCGGACGCCAGCGCCTCGGCCCGTTCGACGTGGCGCGGCTGACCGCCACCGACCCGGCCGCCCTGGCCACCTGGCTGCACGCGAACGGCTTCACGCTCCCCGCCCGGCTGCGGACGGCCCTCGCGCCGTACGTGGCCGAGCACTGGGAGTACGTCGCCGTCCGCCTCGCCCCCGGCACCGCGGGCACGGCCCTGCACGGCGCCCTCGACCCGCTGCACCTCACCTTCGCCGCCGACCGCGCCGTCTACCCGATGCGGCTGTCCCGGCTGGCCGCCACCCCGCAGTCGCTCGGCCTGTACGTGCTCGCCGCGCACCGCATGGAGCCGGCCACGGCGATCGGCGGGCTGCCGCCCCGCACGGTCTACGCCGGCCGCCTCACCGCCCCCGGCGGCGCCCTCGGCACCCTCGCCCGCGGCACGCCGTACCTGACCGCGCTCACCCAGCGGTTCCCCCGGCCCGCCCGGATCTCCGGCGACCACGAACTGCGCCGGGCCGCCTCGGACACCCCCGTCCAGCAGGTGGTCCACGAGGACGAGCTGGACCGGGTGGCGGGCGTCCCGGCCTGGCTGCTCACGGCCGGCGGCCTCGCCGTGCTCCTCGCGGGCGCGCTCGCCGCGCTCGCCGTACGACACGCACGGCGGCCCGTGCCGCCCCCGCCGCCGCTCGCCCCACCCCCGCCCCTGGCCTGA
- the proP gene encoding glycine betaine/L-proline transporter ProP, translating into MKARGAAPAAARDVTVTDPALVKRAVKAAALGNAMEWFDFGVYSYIAVTLGKVFFPSGNPTAQLLSTFGAFAAAFLVRPLGGMVFGPLGDRVGRQKVLALTMIMMAAGTFAIGLIPSYASIGVGAPLLLLAARLVQGFSTGGEYAGASTFIAEYAPDKKRGFFGSWLEFGTLAGYIGGAGLVTLMTALLSSADLLSWGWRIPFLIAGPMGIIGLYLRMRLEETPAFAAEVEKAEASRPKVPLREMVAGQWKALLLCVGLVLVFNVTDYMLLSYMPSYLTSELKYDETHGLLVVLAVMALMMIVQPFAGALTDRIGRRPVIAAGCAGFLFLSVPALLLIRQGSLLAVGLGMGALGLLLVCFTAAMPAALPALFPTRVRYGSLSIGFNVSVSLFGGTTPLVVTALIGATGNMMMPAYYMMGAAVVGGFAVWRMSETAGRPLPGSAPAVEGR; encoded by the coding sequence ATGAAGGCCCGCGGGGCCGCTCCGGCAGCCGCCCGCGACGTCACCGTCACCGATCCCGCGCTCGTCAAGCGCGCCGTGAAGGCCGCCGCGCTCGGCAACGCCATGGAATGGTTCGACTTCGGTGTCTACAGCTACATCGCGGTCACCCTCGGCAAGGTCTTCTTCCCCTCCGGCAACCCGACGGCCCAGCTGCTGTCGACGTTCGGCGCCTTCGCGGCGGCGTTCCTGGTGCGCCCGCTCGGCGGCATGGTCTTCGGACCGCTCGGCGACCGGGTCGGCCGGCAGAAGGTCCTCGCGCTCACCATGATCATGATGGCGGCGGGCACGTTCGCGATCGGGCTGATCCCCTCCTACGCCTCGATCGGCGTGGGCGCACCGCTGCTGCTGCTCGCGGCACGGCTGGTGCAGGGATTCTCCACCGGTGGCGAGTACGCCGGCGCCTCCACCTTCATCGCCGAGTACGCCCCCGACAAGAAGCGCGGCTTCTTCGGGAGCTGGCTGGAGTTCGGCACGCTCGCGGGGTACATCGGCGGCGCGGGCCTGGTGACGCTGATGACGGCGCTGCTGTCCTCCGCCGACCTGCTCTCCTGGGGCTGGCGCATCCCGTTCCTGATCGCCGGTCCGATGGGCATCATCGGCCTGTATCTGCGGATGCGCCTGGAGGAGACCCCGGCGTTCGCGGCGGAGGTCGAGAAGGCGGAGGCGTCGCGCCCGAAGGTGCCGCTGCGCGAGATGGTGGCGGGCCAGTGGAAGGCGCTGCTGCTGTGCGTGGGCCTGGTGCTGGTCTTCAACGTCACCGACTACATGCTGCTGTCGTACATGCCGAGCTACCTCACCAGTGAGCTGAAGTACGACGAGACGCACGGCCTGCTCGTCGTGCTCGCCGTGATGGCGCTGATGATGATCGTCCAGCCGTTCGCCGGTGCGCTGACCGACCGGATCGGCCGCCGCCCGGTGATCGCGGCCGGGTGCGCGGGCTTCCTGTTCCTGTCCGTCCCGGCGCTGCTGCTGATCCGCCAGGGCAGCCTGCTCGCGGTGGGCCTCGGCATGGGCGCGCTGGGCCTGCTGCTCGTCTGCTTCACGGCGGCCATGCCGGCGGCGCTGCCCGCGCTGTTCCCGACGCGGGTGCGGTACGGGTCGCTGTCCATCGGCTTCAACGTGTCCGTGTCGCTGTTCGGCGGCACGACGCCGCTGGTGGTGACGGCGCTGATCGGGGCGACCGGCAACATGATGATGCCCGCGTACTACATGATGGGCGCGGCCGTGGTCGGCGGGTTCGCGGTGTGGCGGATGTCGGAGACGGCGGGTCGCCCGCTGCCCGGTTCCGCCCCGGCGGTGGAAGGCCGCTAG
- a CDS encoding bifunctional glycosyltransferase 87/phosphatase PAP2 family protein: protein MANVEHGGGPSDGFGTPDAEGRLRAARLALWAVAAVLAVRQLTAVLTTPSGKRLTDLETWVGPNGVLHVKGSLYDSTQFTGTPFAGLVLKPLTRAAEAALGWSWTFASLLLVVALGMIAARALPQPVSRRTSLLAAPVAISLLMLSLPVRNALWLGQTSIIPVLLVLLACFAVRGQRAAGLCLGLAAALQPTVLLFAPLLWFTGRRRAALSGAGTFAALTALAWAALPHDSVTYWLQHTAGVGLGGKADALGNQSLHGALLRLGLTGPLEIALFLLLGAAVSVLALRRAVRYAHDGQLLLAVAITGCAAVAVSPTTWQHQLLWLLLAVVGRVGRRASDRSVWPVAVVLVMTLPAKMMLPNTPALYALRDDLVLVAALAAAVAVPFLSRTSPYYREPVPTEYAPAVPARFRHIPLLPFLRRVLTRPNLLLELLLIRVVYAAYAKVRLAAGASGDDRGRAAAEHHGRIVVDIERFLHIDIEHWLNHTVAGIGWLRDFFDFYYESFHFVLPLTVLAVLYWRRPVDYRWARTSLGFATFLALIGFWLFPLAPPRLMPGLGFIDTVHGAQDLAHPDYGAMTALTNQYAAMPSLHFGWSLWCGIVIVVLAPKWWMKALGLLHPLCTISAILATANHWVLDAVGGAVVVTAGFALSYVVQGPRAARAPALTESGLMEPVPVK from the coding sequence GTGGCGAACGTGGAACACGGTGGGGGACCGAGCGACGGCTTCGGGACCCCGGACGCCGAAGGACGGCTGCGGGCGGCGCGGCTCGCGCTGTGGGCGGTGGCCGCAGTCCTCGCGGTCCGGCAGCTGACCGCCGTCCTCACCACCCCGAGCGGCAAACGCCTGACCGACCTGGAGACCTGGGTCGGACCGAACGGCGTGCTGCACGTCAAGGGCTCCCTGTACGACTCCACGCAGTTCACCGGCACCCCCTTCGCCGGGCTCGTGCTCAAGCCGCTCACCCGGGCCGCGGAGGCCGCCCTCGGCTGGAGCTGGACCTTCGCCAGCCTGCTGCTGGTGGTCGCGCTCGGCATGATCGCCGCCCGCGCGCTGCCCCAGCCGGTGAGCCGGCGCACCTCCCTGCTGGCCGCGCCGGTCGCGATCAGCCTGCTCATGCTGTCGCTCCCGGTGCGCAACGCGCTCTGGCTCGGCCAGACCAGCATCATCCCGGTCCTGCTGGTCCTGCTCGCCTGCTTCGCCGTGCGGGGGCAGCGGGCCGCCGGGCTGTGCCTGGGCCTCGCCGCCGCGCTCCAGCCGACCGTGCTGCTGTTCGCGCCGCTGCTGTGGTTCACCGGCCGCCGCCGGGCCGCGCTCAGCGGCGCCGGCACCTTCGCCGCGCTGACCGCGCTCGCCTGGGCCGCGCTGCCGCACGACTCGGTCACCTACTGGCTCCAGCACACCGCGGGCGTGGGCCTCGGCGGCAAGGCCGACGCCCTCGGCAACCAGTCCCTGCACGGCGCCCTGCTCCGCCTCGGCCTCACCGGCCCGCTGGAGATCGCGCTGTTCCTGCTGCTCGGCGCGGCCGTCTCCGTCCTCGCCCTGCGCCGCGCGGTCCGCTACGCGCACGACGGGCAGCTGCTGCTCGCCGTGGCGATCACCGGCTGCGCCGCGGTCGCCGTCTCGCCCACCACCTGGCAGCACCAGCTGCTGTGGCTGCTGCTCGCGGTGGTCGGCCGGGTCGGCCGCCGGGCCTCGGACCGCAGTGTGTGGCCGGTCGCGGTGGTGCTGGTGATGACCCTGCCGGCGAAGATGATGCTGCCGAACACCCCGGCGCTGTACGCGCTCCGCGACGACCTGGTGCTGGTCGCGGCGCTGGCCGCCGCCGTCGCCGTACCGTTCCTGTCGCGCACCTCGCCGTACTACCGGGAGCCCGTCCCCACCGAGTACGCCCCCGCGGTCCCCGCCCGCTTCCGGCACATCCCGCTGCTGCCCTTCCTGCGCCGGGTTCTCACCCGCCCGAACCTCCTGCTGGAGCTGCTGCTGATCCGCGTCGTGTACGCCGCGTACGCGAAGGTCCGGCTGGCCGCGGGCGCGAGCGGGGACGACCGGGGGCGGGCGGCCGCGGAGCACCACGGGCGGATCGTGGTCGACATCGAGCGGTTCCTGCACATAGACATCGAGCACTGGCTCAACCACACGGTGGCGGGGATCGGCTGGCTGCGGGACTTCTTCGACTTCTACTACGAGTCCTTCCACTTCGTGCTGCCGCTCACGGTCCTCGCGGTCCTGTACTGGCGCCGCCCCGTGGACTACCGCTGGGCCCGCACCTCCCTCGGCTTCGCCACCTTCCTCGCCCTGATCGGCTTCTGGCTCTTCCCGCTGGCCCCGCCGCGGCTGATGCCGGGCCTCGGCTTCATCGACACCGTGCACGGCGCGCAGGACCTCGCCCACCCGGACTACGGCGCGATGACGGCCCTCACCAACCAGTACGCGGCGATGCCGTCGCTGCACTTCGGCTGGTCCCTGTGGTGCGGCATCGTCATCGTGGTCCTCGCCCCCAAGTGGTGGATGAAGGCCCTCGGCCTGCTGCACCCCCTGTGCACCATCTCCGCCATCCTCGCCACCGCCAACCACTGGGTCCTCGACGCGGTCGGCGGCGCCGTGGTGGTCACCGCGGGCTTCGCCCTGTCGTACGTGGTCCAGGGGCCGCGGGCGGCACGGGCCCCGGCGCTCACCGAGTCGGGGCTGATGGAACCGGTGCCGGTGAAGTAG